A single genomic interval of Solimonas sp. K1W22B-7 harbors:
- a CDS encoding DUF5924 family protein, which produces MTDTPAPAPAAPGPDAPWLERWLWRGRHWWAPTNFAAGVGSFFLINRQEAMGLWLAGFLLLAWIAILAEGLLGRWIGRWRPQWAHASPWLLRFVTQGVHQETFFFALPFLLHTTTWTSMQAVFTVVVALAALASTWDPAYHRQMTGRPAMFLAYHALSIYVATLILLPTFLHITTTETLAWSALAVAVLAVPSLAQLPEQRRLRHWFASFAGAAVLGALAWLYGPWVPPVTLWISQGTISQTVDVEARAPGAQLREIGIAELNANGLYAFSAIRAPGGLREEVFHRWVHEGREVDRIPLHIEGGREEGYRAWTRKTGFPADCEGEWKVQVITDGGQLIGEMRFRVK; this is translated from the coding sequence ATGACCGACACGCCCGCCCCCGCTCCTGCCGCCCCCGGCCCCGACGCTCCCTGGCTCGAGCGCTGGCTGTGGCGTGGCCGTCACTGGTGGGCCCCGACCAACTTTGCCGCCGGTGTCGGCAGCTTCTTCCTGATCAACCGGCAAGAGGCGATGGGGCTGTGGCTCGCCGGCTTCCTGCTGCTGGCCTGGATCGCGATCCTCGCCGAGGGCCTGCTGGGCCGCTGGATCGGCCGCTGGCGCCCGCAATGGGCGCATGCCTCGCCCTGGCTGCTGCGCTTCGTCACCCAGGGCGTCCACCAGGAAACCTTCTTCTTCGCGCTGCCCTTCCTGCTGCACACCACCACCTGGACCTCGATGCAGGCCGTGTTCACCGTGGTCGTGGCACTGGCGGCGCTGGCCTCCACCTGGGACCCGGCCTATCACCGCCAGATGACCGGCCGGCCGGCGATGTTCCTGGCCTACCACGCGCTGTCGATCTACGTCGCCACGCTGATCCTGCTGCCGACCTTCCTGCACATCACCACCACCGAGACCCTGGCCTGGTCGGCGCTGGCGGTGGCGGTGCTGGCCGTGCCGAGCCTGGCGCAGCTCCCCGAGCAGCGTCGCCTGCGCCACTGGTTCGCCTCCTTCGCCGGCGCCGCGGTGCTGGGCGCATTGGCCTGGCTCTACGGCCCCTGGGTGCCGCCGGTCACGCTGTGGATCAGCCAGGGCACGATCAGCCAGACCGTGGATGTCGAAGCCCGCGCCCCCGGGGCCCAGCTGCGCGAGATCGGCATTGCCGAGCTCAACGCCAACGGGCTCTACGCCTTCAGCGCGATCCGCGCCCCGGGCGGCCTGCGCGAGGAGGTCTTCCACCGCTGGGTGCACGAGGGCAGGGAAGTGGACCGCATCCCGCTGCACATCGAGGGCGGCCGCGAAGAAGGCTACCGTGCCTGGACGCGCAAGACCGGCTTCCCGGCGGACTGCGAGGGCGAGTGGAAGGTGCAGGTCATCACCGACGGCGGCCAGCTGATCGGCGAGATGCGCTTCCGCGTGAAGTAG
- a CDS encoding queuosine precursor transporter, producing MNTQAGSAQGFRYYDFLLGGMVAVLLCSNLIGPGKVCTVTLPWLGSFNFGAGNLFFPIGYIFGDVLTEVYGYARARRAIWAGFGAMLFATLMSAVVVGMTPSPDEPWNATLQPALEVVFGNTWRIVAASMLAYWAGDFVNSFVMAKMKVHFGGRHLWMRTIGSTICGQGVDSLIFYPLAFYGTWTNDALIAVIGFNFVFKLGVEVAMTPLTYFVVGRLKKAEGVDTFDTDTNFTPFSLRDEGVNRR from the coding sequence ATGAACACGCAGGCTGGATCGGCGCAGGGTTTCCGTTACTACGATTTCCTGCTGGGCGGCATGGTCGCGGTGCTGCTGTGCTCCAACCTGATCGGGCCTGGCAAGGTCTGCACGGTCACCCTGCCCTGGCTCGGCAGCTTCAACTTCGGCGCCGGCAACCTGTTCTTTCCCATCGGCTACATCTTCGGCGACGTGCTCACCGAGGTCTACGGCTATGCCCGCGCGCGCCGCGCGATCTGGGCCGGCTTCGGCGCGATGCTGTTCGCCACGCTGATGTCGGCGGTGGTGGTGGGCATGACGCCCAGCCCCGACGAGCCCTGGAACGCCACGCTGCAGCCGGCGCTGGAGGTGGTGTTCGGCAACACCTGGCGCATCGTCGCCGCCAGCATGCTGGCCTACTGGGCCGGCGACTTCGTCAACTCCTTCGTCATGGCCAAGATGAAGGTCCACTTCGGCGGACGTCACCTGTGGATGCGCACCATCGGCAGCACGATCTGCGGCCAGGGCGTGGACTCGCTGATCTTCTACCCGCTGGCGTTCTACGGCACCTGGACCAATGACGCGCTGATCGCGGTGATCGGCTTCAACTTCGTCTTCAAGCTCGGCGTGGAGGTGGCCATGACGCCGCTGACCTACTTCGTGGTCGGGCGGCTGAAGAAGGCGGAGGGCGTGGACACCTTCGATACGGATACGAACTTCACGCCGTTCTCGCTGCGGGATGAGGGCGTGAATCGGCGCTAG
- a CDS encoding right-handed parallel beta-helix repeat-containing protein has protein sequence MHGLTPSLIVAALSLALTACHHSDATDPGISGAYHVDCTQREAGDGSVAHPWNSLDQASALTLTPGTNILFKRGTVCTGALELRGAGAADRPARVGAYGEGSLPRIDGVCSSDPAFPDAVLLEDVSHVILEDLELTNRGDRTKICRGVHVVAKAEAVVSNVTVQRLHIHNVDGASSPKETGGDGILFDAQASGSFKTRFDGVLVSDNLLEDVYRMGIWLNVAEGARGVRSPSGAWPEAATRVVARGNRLYRIGGDGIVVTGAFGAHIEDNVLGGGNLLHKPITDPNWLYSAGMWAFASNDTVIQRNEVYGMLGPEADGTGFDIDFNQDGTIVQYNYSHDNAGGFILVCDSLIQQRSAVVRYNLSIDDYGLVRDGLCQLPPIGTGGLFQVKVYNNTFVGKEPINGSTSIIGASNHIQDPTSYEFFNNIVYSTTEIPYLGFVCPLHCANNLFFNMLPVALPPFIFADPLFQDAARRGVGREIAGGFALRAGSPAVGTGRTIAGHPDRDYFGNPVPADTAPTIGFYEPPRPTP, from the coding sequence ATGCACGGTCTCACACCATCTCTAATTGTTGCTGCACTGAGCCTGGCGCTCACTGCGTGTCACCACAGCGACGCCACCGATCCCGGGATCTCAGGCGCCTATCACGTGGATTGCACGCAGCGCGAGGCCGGTGACGGCAGCGTGGCGCATCCCTGGAACAGCCTCGACCAGGCAAGCGCGCTGACGCTTACGCCAGGCACCAACATCCTGTTCAAGCGCGGTACGGTATGCACCGGTGCGCTCGAACTCCGCGGCGCCGGCGCAGCGGATCGGCCGGCGCGGGTCGGCGCCTACGGTGAAGGTTCCTTGCCGCGCATCGACGGCGTCTGCAGCAGCGATCCCGCTTTCCCGGACGCCGTGCTGCTGGAAGATGTTTCACACGTGATCCTCGAAGACTTGGAACTGACCAACCGCGGTGACCGCACAAAAATCTGCCGGGGCGTGCACGTGGTGGCGAAAGCCGAGGCTGTGGTCAGCAACGTGACCGTGCAACGGCTCCACATCCATAACGTCGACGGCGCGAGCTCGCCGAAGGAAACCGGCGGCGACGGCATCCTGTTCGATGCGCAGGCGAGCGGCAGCTTCAAGACGCGCTTCGATGGTGTGCTGGTCTCCGACAACCTGCTTGAAGACGTCTACCGCATGGGCATCTGGCTCAACGTGGCGGAGGGCGCGCGTGGCGTGCGTTCGCCATCCGGCGCATGGCCGGAAGCGGCCACCCGTGTGGTCGCGCGCGGCAACCGGCTATACCGGATTGGCGGCGATGGCATCGTGGTCACCGGCGCGTTCGGCGCGCATATCGAGGACAACGTGCTCGGTGGCGGCAACCTGCTGCACAAGCCGATAACCGACCCCAACTGGTTGTACAGCGCCGGCATGTGGGCCTTCGCGTCGAACGACACCGTGATCCAGCGCAACGAGGTCTACGGCATGCTGGGCCCGGAAGCCGACGGTACCGGCTTCGATATCGATTTCAACCAGGATGGAACGATCGTCCAGTACAACTACAGCCACGACAATGCGGGTGGCTTCATCCTGGTGTGCGACAGCTTGATCCAGCAGCGATCCGCGGTGGTCCGCTACAACCTCAGCATCGACGATTACGGCCTGGTCCGCGACGGGCTCTGCCAACTGCCGCCGATAGGAACCGGCGGACTGTTTCAGGTCAAGGTCTACAACAACACCTTTGTCGGCAAAGAGCCGATCAACGGCAGCACCTCGATCATCGGTGCATCCAACCACATCCAGGACCCGACGAGCTACGAATTCTTCAATAACATCGTTTACTCAACCACAGAGATTCCCTACCTCGGCTTCGTCTGCCCGCTGCATTGCGCCAACAACCTGTTCTTCAACATGCTGCCGGTTGCGCTGCCGCCCTTCATCTTCGCAGACCCGTTGTTCCAGGATGCCGCCCGTCGCGGAGTCGGCCGCGAAATCGCCGGCGGCTTTGCCTTGCGCGCCGGCTCGCCCGCCGTCGGCACCGGCAGGACGATAGCCGGTCATCCGGATCGTGATTACTTCGGCAACCCCGTTCCAGCGGATACGGCGCCGACGATCGGGTTTTATGAACCACCACGGCCGACCCCATAA
- a CDS encoding beta-glucosidase family protein — translation MNVPSKLCAGLLLALLGLGLSACGRSQPQAAAGTSPVAAAGPARCGEHPWCDTRLSADARADRLLAEMTLEEKISLLGGDDVFATTPLPSQTRHTGTSFGIERLGIPTIYYADGPHGVAQATGGTPMPAGIALAASWDPRLAYRYGSVIGEQARGRGNDVVFAPNLDLVRNPFWGRNMETMGEDPFLARTFAPPLVHGIQDQGVIANAKHFVGNHQDGALSVPPEGFPLPPLTGAVGGRFTTDVVVSERALREIYLQSYEAAVKEGGVGTVMCSYNRLNGPWACENPFTLTQVLREEWGFKGYVLADYNAVHIPQAGLNAGLDFEPWPALVYSPLVVQAVRAVALVSDETINKRVRNILRTHFAFGVFDRAAYPDDISRIDTEGHFAASRSIAEQGMVLMKNDGELLPLPARAGLKLALIGAAADRYNAGRGSSFVIPLKTTTLRQGLEARAAAAGVELRYDPGTSTSTAAALAREADVVIVAVSNHMTEGHDQPCLSLDCGGLLGPLGEALSFTPECLLSDCAGNQDALIAAVAAANPKTMVVMQTGGQVLTPWRDQVPAILEAWYPGADGGTAMARVLFGDVNPSGKLPITFPRHTADTPVGGDLLRYPGNGVQVFYTEDVLMGYRWYDAQGLEPAFPFGHGLSYTRFRYSDLQVNDREISATVANIGTREGAEVAQLYLGLPQPAPGIVQPPHQLKGFQKVQLAPGESARVHFALDARSFAYWDEAGARWSVAPGCYGVAVGSSSRALPLQGVIAQAGGNCP, via the coding sequence ATGAACGTCCCGTCAAAGCTGTGTGCGGGCCTGCTGCTCGCCCTGCTTGGCCTCGGGTTGTCGGCCTGTGGCAGAAGCCAGCCGCAGGCCGCAGCCGGTACGTCGCCGGTCGCCGCGGCCGGCCCGGCGCGCTGCGGCGAGCATCCCTGGTGCGATACCCGGCTGTCGGCGGATGCGCGCGCCGATCGGCTGCTGGCGGAAATGACGCTGGAGGAGAAGATTTCCCTGCTCGGCGGCGACGATGTGTTCGCCACCACGCCGCTGCCGTCGCAGACCCGGCACACCGGCACCAGCTTCGGCATCGAGCGGCTCGGGATTCCGACGATCTATTACGCCGATGGCCCGCATGGCGTGGCGCAGGCGACCGGTGGCACTCCGATGCCGGCGGGCATCGCGCTGGCGGCGAGCTGGGATCCACGCCTGGCCTATCGCTACGGCAGCGTCATCGGCGAGCAGGCGCGCGGTCGCGGCAACGACGTGGTCTTCGCGCCCAATCTTGATCTCGTGCGCAATCCGTTCTGGGGCCGCAACATGGAGACCATGGGCGAGGATCCCTTCCTCGCGCGCACCTTTGCTCCGCCCCTGGTGCACGGCATCCAGGATCAGGGCGTGATCGCCAACGCCAAGCATTTCGTCGGCAACCACCAGGATGGCGCGCTGTCGGTGCCGCCCGAAGGCTTCCCGCTGCCGCCGCTGACTGGAGCCGTGGGTGGGCGTTTCACGACCGATGTCGTGGTCAGCGAGCGCGCCCTGCGCGAAATCTATCTCCAGTCCTACGAGGCGGCGGTCAAGGAAGGCGGCGTAGGCACCGTCATGTGTTCCTACAACCGCCTGAACGGGCCCTGGGCCTGCGAGAATCCCTTCACGCTGACCCAGGTCTTGCGCGAGGAATGGGGCTTCAAGGGCTATGTGCTGGCCGACTACAACGCCGTGCACATCCCGCAGGCGGGGCTCAACGCTGGCCTGGACTTCGAACCCTGGCCGGCGCTGGTATACAGCCCGCTGGTGGTCCAGGCCGTGCGCGCGGTCGCCCTGGTGAGCGACGAAACCATCAATAAGCGCGTGCGCAACATCCTGCGGACGCATTTCGCCTTCGGCGTCTTCGACCGGGCGGCTTACCCGGACGACATCTCGAGGATCGACACCGAAGGGCATTTTGCCGCGTCGCGCAGCATCGCCGAGCAGGGCATGGTGCTGATGAAGAACGACGGCGAATTGCTGCCGCTGCCGGCGCGCGCGGGCCTGAAGCTCGCGCTGATCGGCGCGGCCGCTGATCGCTACAACGCCGGTAGAGGTTCGTCCTTCGTCATCCCGCTGAAGACGACCACCCTGCGTCAGGGCCTGGAGGCGCGCGCCGCGGCGGCTGGCGTCGAGCTGCGTTACGACCCGGGCACCAGCACGAGCACCGCCGCCGCGCTGGCGCGAGAGGCGGACGTGGTTATCGTCGCGGTCAGCAATCACATGACCGAAGGTCACGACCAGCCCTGCCTGTCGCTGGACTGCGGTGGACTGCTGGGGCCGCTCGGCGAAGCATTGAGCTTTACGCCCGAATGCCTGCTGAGCGACTGCGCCGGCAATCAGGATGCGCTGATCGCAGCGGTGGCGGCAGCCAATCCCAAGACCATGGTGGTGATGCAGACCGGCGGCCAGGTGCTCACGCCATGGCGGGACCAGGTGCCGGCGATTCTCGAAGCCTGGTATCCGGGCGCGGATGGCGGCACCGCCATGGCGCGCGTGCTGTTCGGCGACGTGAATCCGTCCGGCAAACTGCCCATCACTTTCCCTCGGCATACCGCCGACACGCCGGTCGGCGGCGATCTGCTGCGCTACCCCGGCAACGGCGTGCAGGTGTTCTACACCGAGGACGTGTTGATGGGCTACCGCTGGTACGACGCGCAAGGCCTCGAACCCGCGTTCCCGTTCGGCCACGGCCTGTCGTACACGCGTTTCCGCTATTCCGACCTGCAGGTGAACGACCGTGAGATCAGTGCCACGGTGGCCAACATCGGTACCCGGGAGGGCGCCGAAGTCGCGCAGCTCTACCTCGGCCTGCCGCAGCCGGCGCCGGGCATCGTGCAGCCGCCGCATCAGCTCAAGGGCTTTCAGAAAGTGCAGCTTGCCCCGGGCGAGTCGGCGCGCGTGCACTTCGCGCTCGACGCGCGCTCGTTCGCGTACTGGGACGAGGCCGGCGCGCGCTGGAGCGTGGCGCCCGGCTGCTACGGCGTGGCGGTGGGATCGTCGTCGCGCGCACTGCCGCTGCAAGGGGTTATCGCTCAGGCGGGAGGAAACTGCCCATGA
- a CDS encoding AraC family transcriptional regulator ligand-binding domain-containing protein, which produces MGGTLFCRQRSLRLRIFIQPSSTHKDCSRPVAQKQGQQRPVKGLCRPICEAASPQSQRLVCAYLSTGRDFSDRRARTGAESRQQYPAAPYRLLSYVAMSCATFGDAIEQMQRYLRLAGDISSTRLVTRGRSVDVIWQWSHGSPVPDSMPKLQQASRITLARWITDRRGAGVTAYVQFPRPRDDEVYDRFFGGRTRFGQRDTKLEFPADFLRMPVATANPCPIGRLSLCMQTHG; this is translated from the coding sequence ATGGGTGGCACACTTTTTTGCCGACAGCGCAGCCTACGGCTTCGGATTTTTATTCAGCCTTCGAGTACTCATAAGGACTGTAGCCGTCCCGTCGCACAGAAGCAGGGTCAGCAAAGGCCAGTAAAGGGCCTTTGTCGGCCAATCTGTGAGGCCGCGTCTCCGCAATCGCAGAGGCTGGTATGCGCCTATCTTTCTACAGGCCGCGATTTCAGCGACCGGCGAGCCCGAACTGGCGCTGAAAGTCGGCAGCAGTATCCAGCCGCGCCATATCGGCTGCTCAGCTACGTGGCGATGAGTTGCGCCACGTTCGGCGACGCCATCGAGCAGATGCAGCGCTATTTGCGCCTCGCCGGTGACATCAGTTCGACCCGCCTCGTGACGCGCGGCCGCAGTGTCGATGTTATCTGGCAGTGGTCGCACGGCAGCCCGGTGCCCGACTCGATGCCCAAGCTGCAGCAGGCATCGCGGATCACGTTGGCGCGCTGGATCACCGACCGGCGCGGCGCCGGCGTGACCGCGTACGTCCAGTTCCCGCGCCCGCGCGACGACGAGGTCTATGACCGCTTCTTTGGCGGCCGCACCCGCTTCGGCCAGCGCGACACCAAGCTGGAGTTTCCTGCCGACTTCCTGCGGATGCCGGTCGCCACCGCGAATCCGTGCCCAATAGGCCGACTTTCCTTGTGCATGCAGACTCACGGATGA
- a CDS encoding RNA methyltransferase, which translates to MHIAEIRERLRQTGAAPIHERHVLRLWAQGAAQTSKRNLEDFLPKRLREALPELEADLAALVALRSVHPSEDGSERLLLGLRDGQTIESVLLPREGLCVSTQVGCAVGCVFCMTGRTGLIRQIGSAEIVAQVVLARQRRPVRKVVFMGMGEPAHNLDAVLEAIELLGTGGAIGHKNLVFSTVGDLRVFERLPQGQVKPALALSLHTTDAALRAQLLPRAPRIAPEDLVALGEDYARRTGYPIQYQWTLLDGINDSPAELDGIVRMLKGRYAVLNLIPYNAVDDLPFKRPTWERARAIARDLHRRGILTKLRQSAGQDVEGGCGQLRARAARIKGRAAQPKVIERQFM; encoded by the coding sequence ATGCATATCGCAGAGATTCGCGAGCGGCTGCGGCAAACAGGCGCCGCGCCGATCCACGAGCGGCATGTGCTGCGCCTGTGGGCACAGGGAGCCGCGCAGACCAGCAAGCGCAATCTCGAGGACTTCCTGCCGAAGCGCCTCCGCGAGGCCCTGCCGGAACTGGAGGCCGACCTGGCGGCCCTGGTGGCGCTGCGCTCGGTCCACCCCAGCGAGGACGGCTCGGAACGCCTGCTGCTCGGGCTGCGTGACGGCCAAACCATCGAGAGCGTGCTGCTCCCCCGCGAGGGCCTGTGTGTGTCCACCCAGGTCGGCTGCGCGGTGGGTTGCGTCTTTTGCATGACCGGTCGCACGGGTCTGATCCGCCAGATCGGCAGCGCCGAGATCGTTGCCCAGGTGGTGCTCGCGCGCCAGCGCCGGCCGGTCAGGAAGGTGGTGTTCATGGGCATGGGCGAGCCGGCGCACAACCTCGACGCGGTGCTGGAGGCCATCGAGCTGCTCGGCACCGGCGGCGCGATCGGCCACAAGAACCTGGTGTTCTCCACAGTGGGCGACCTGCGCGTGTTCGAGCGCCTGCCGCAGGGGCAGGTGAAACCGGCACTGGCGCTGTCGCTGCACACCACAGACGCCGCCCTGCGCGCACAGCTGCTGCCGCGTGCGCCACGCATTGCGCCGGAGGACCTGGTGGCGCTGGGCGAAGACTACGCGCGCCGCACCGGCTATCCGATCCAGTATCAATGGACCTTGCTCGACGGGATCAATGACAGCCCGGCTGAACTCGACGGCATCGTCCGCATGCTCAAGGGCCGGTACGCCGTGCTCAACCTGATTCCCTACAACGCCGTCGACGATCTGCCCTTCAAGCGCCCGACCTGGGAGCGCGCACGCGCGATCGCACGCGACCTGCATCGGCGCGGCATCCTGACGAAGCTGCGCCAGTCGGCCGGCCAGGACGTCGAGGGCGGCTGCGGCCAGTTGCGCGCGCGTGCGGCACGCATCAAGGGCCGGGCCGCTCAGCCCAAGGTCATCGAGCGGCAGTTCATGTAG
- a CDS encoding DoxX family protein, protein MSTHASTSTRNLVAPSSRNRIQESSVNTLKSVSELAGRILLSAIFLISGLGKIGAYAGTAAYMSSLGVPAALLPAVVATEVLGAVAIIVGWQTRVTAFLLAGFTLLTGLVFHSHFADPMQSIMFLKNVAIAGGFLLLVASGAGPLSVDRRYSK, encoded by the coding sequence ATGAGCACCCACGCATCCACCTCCACCCGCAACCTCGTTGCCCCCTCTTCCCGCAACCGCATCCAGGAGTCGTCCGTGAATACCCTGAAGTCCGTTTCCGAACTCGCCGGCCGCATCCTGCTGTCGGCCATCTTCCTGATCTCCGGCCTGGGCAAGATCGGCGCCTATGCCGGGACCGCGGCCTACATGTCCTCGCTCGGCGTGCCCGCCGCCTTGCTCCCGGCCGTCGTCGCGACCGAGGTCCTCGGTGCCGTCGCGATCATCGTCGGCTGGCAGACGCGCGTCACCGCCTTCCTGCTGGCAGGCTTCACGCTGCTCACGGGCCTGGTGTTCCACAGCCACTTCGCCGACCCGATGCAGTCGATCATGTTCCTCAAGAACGTCGCGATTGCCGGCGGCTTCCTGCTGCTGGTTGCCAGCGGCGCCGGTCCCCTGAGTGTGGATCGTCGCTACTCGAAGTAG
- a CDS encoding pirin family protein, translated as MNPQATLDTQITPAPETAGPRGVTLHRGRQHGPIVRLVSPSNVGERIKPFVFLDHGELEPTGHSFFGIHPHSGIATLTVVLSGALAYADTTGKQGEIVAGGLEWMKAGNGVWHDGWVPKGDPMRFFQLWIALPPSLENSPPESQYVPPSAVPQAGPARVVLGQLGQARSAIAGAPAGIDYFHVQLEDGAHWQHTPSAGHDVAWLAVDRGRLKVGGKTVADGVIAVFEESQGDAIEVQAEGNTSFVFGSAIRHPHPLVLGEYSIHTNADALARGQAEIRRIGRLLRPEGRR; from the coding sequence ATGAACCCGCAGGCGACACTGGACACGCAGATCACACCCGCGCCGGAGACGGCCGGCCCTCGCGGGGTGACCTTGCACCGCGGCAGGCAGCACGGCCCCATCGTCCGCCTGGTGAGCCCCTCGAATGTCGGCGAGCGGATCAAGCCCTTCGTCTTCCTCGATCACGGCGAGCTGGAGCCCACTGGGCATAGCTTCTTCGGCATCCATCCGCATTCCGGTATCGCGACGCTGACCGTCGTCCTCAGCGGCGCGCTGGCCTACGCGGACACGACCGGGAAGCAGGGCGAAATCGTCGCCGGCGGCCTGGAATGGATGAAAGCCGGCAATGGGGTATGGCACGACGGCTGGGTGCCGAAGGGCGACCCCATGCGCTTCTTCCAGCTCTGGATCGCGCTGCCGCCGTCGCTGGAGAACTCGCCGCCGGAAAGCCAGTACGTGCCGCCTTCGGCAGTGCCGCAGGCAGGTCCGGCGCGCGTCGTGCTCGGCCAGCTGGGGCAGGCCAGGAGCGCCATCGCCGGCGCACCGGCGGGCATCGACTACTTCCACGTGCAACTCGAAGACGGAGCGCACTGGCAGCACACACCGTCGGCGGGTCACGACGTCGCGTGGCTGGCGGTGGACCGCGGCCGCCTGAAAGTGGGCGGCAAGACCGTTGCCGACGGCGTCATCGCGGTGTTCGAGGAGTCGCAAGGCGACGCCATCGAAGTCCAGGCCGAGGGCAACACCTCCTTCGTCTTCGGCTCCGCGATCCGGCATCCGCATCCGCTGGTGCTCGGCGAGTACTCGATCCATACGAATGCCGATGCCCTTGCCCGTGGCCAGGCGGAAATCCGTCGCATCGGCCGCCTGCTTCGCCCGGAAGGGCGGCGATAA
- a CDS encoding LysR family transcriptional regulator: MLDGVTLDQLRTFLAAVDQGSFSAAGRKLRRAQSVVSQTLANLEAQLGVKLFDRSSRYPQLTDAGRSLLPEARAVADNMDAFKARARAMREGLEPEVSVAMDVMYPMEAVTRAAMNCRKKYPHTALRLYVEALGGVIRPVLDGSCGIGVIGSLPSVPEELQAEPLIDIPFATVVSPAHPLARARGVISSSAIARQVQLILTDRTALSEGRNFGVLSPLTWRLADLGAKHAFLKAGLGWGHMPLHMVQDDLENGALVKIRIEGVTARDLSLPMKVVYRKDSPPGPASLAFISQLRQ, from the coding sequence ATGCTCGATGGCGTAACGCTGGACCAGCTCAGGACCTTCCTCGCCGCGGTCGACCAGGGCAGCTTCTCCGCAGCGGGGCGGAAACTGCGGCGCGCGCAATCGGTGGTGAGCCAGACCCTGGCGAATCTGGAAGCGCAGCTGGGCGTGAAGCTGTTCGATCGCTCGAGCCGCTATCCGCAGCTGACGGACGCGGGCCGCAGCCTGCTGCCGGAAGCGCGCGCGGTGGCCGACAACATGGATGCCTTCAAGGCCCGGGCGCGGGCGATGCGCGAAGGCCTGGAGCCGGAAGTTTCGGTGGCCATGGATGTGATGTATCCCATGGAGGCGGTGACGCGCGCGGCCATGAACTGCCGCAAGAAGTACCCGCACACGGCGCTGCGGCTTTACGTCGAAGCCCTGGGCGGGGTCATTCGCCCGGTCCTCGACGGCAGTTGCGGGATCGGCGTCATCGGTTCGCTCCCCAGCGTCCCCGAGGAATTGCAGGCCGAGCCCCTGATCGACATTCCCTTTGCCACGGTCGTCAGCCCCGCGCACCCCCTGGCCCGCGCTCGCGGCGTGATCTCTTCGTCGGCGATTGCCAGGCAGGTCCAGTTGATCCTCACGGACCGGACGGCGCTGTCCGAAGGCCGGAATTTCGGCGTGCTGTCGCCGTTGACCTGGCGGCTGGCGGATCTGGGCGCCAAGCACGCCTTCCTCAAGGCGGGCCTGGGCTGGGGGCACATGCCCCTGCACATGGTGCAGGACGACCTGGAGAACGGCGCCCTGGTGAAGATACGCATCGAGGGCGTCACCGCGCGCGACCTGTCGCTGCCGATGAAGGTGGTCTACCGCAAGGACTCGCCGCCGGGTCCGGCGAGCCTCGCGTTCATTTCGCAGCTCAGGCAATAG
- a CDS encoding zinc-binding dehydrogenase — translation MSKTIRFHKTGAPEVLQLEDEQVPSPGPGQVRLRQEAIGVNFIDTAFREGLFPMPLPGVTGVEAAGVVEAVGPGVTGVAAGDRVAYFLAPGSYAEVRLVNAADLIPTPADLSSEQVATILTKGLTAWAGLNGFHQLKAGETVLVQGASSNVGQLISRWARARGAIVIGTAGSEAKRGAIAGAVDHALLSTDGRLLDQVLQIAPGGVDVVYEFVGKATFGVSAAAVRQGGRIVTIGAASGAPAIDQAELASRNVRVVGGPMAQHLQGRIPQAVDAVFQAYRDGVFGEFKAVRYPLAQAAEAHADIAARRKTGPMVLVP, via the coding sequence ATGAGCAAGACCATTCGCTTCCACAAGACCGGCGCGCCGGAAGTTCTCCAACTGGAGGACGAACAGGTACCGTCCCCCGGCCCCGGGCAGGTGCGCCTGCGTCAGGAAGCCATCGGGGTGAACTTCATCGACACCGCCTTCCGTGAAGGCCTCTTTCCCATGCCGCTGCCGGGAGTCACCGGAGTGGAGGCTGCGGGCGTGGTGGAAGCCGTCGGCCCCGGGGTCACCGGGGTGGCGGCCGGAGATCGGGTGGCCTACTTCCTGGCCCCGGGCAGTTATGCGGAAGTACGCCTGGTCAACGCGGCGGACCTGATTCCGACGCCCGCGGACCTTTCGTCGGAGCAGGTCGCGACGATCCTGACCAAGGGCCTCACCGCCTGGGCCGGATTGAACGGCTTCCATCAGCTCAAGGCCGGCGAAACGGTGCTGGTGCAGGGCGCTTCGAGCAACGTCGGCCAGCTGATCTCCCGCTGGGCCAGGGCTCGCGGCGCCATCGTCATCGGCACCGCCGGATCGGAAGCCAAGCGTGGCGCGATCGCCGGCGCGGTCGATCATGCCCTGCTGTCGACGGATGGCAGGCTCCTCGATCAGGTTCTCCAGATTGCGCCCGGCGGTGTGGATGTCGTCTACGAGTTCGTCGGCAAGGCAACGTTCGGCGTGTCCGCGGCCGCGGTCCGCCAGGGCGGAAGGATCGTGACGATCGGTGCGGCCTCCGGTGCGCCGGCGATCGACCAGGCGGAGCTGGCCTCGCGCAATGTCCGTGTGGTCGGCGGTCCGATGGCCCAGCACCTGCAGGGCCGCATTCCGCAGGCGGTGGACGCCGTGTTCCAGGCCTATCGCGATGGCGTGTTCGGTGAATTCAAGGCGGTACGCTACCCGCTGGCGCAGGCCGCCGAGGCGCACGCGGACATCGCCGCGCGACGCAAGACCGGGCCGATGGTACTGGTGCCATGA